A section of the Malania oleifera isolate guangnan ecotype guangnan chromosome 2, ASM2987363v1, whole genome shotgun sequence genome encodes:
- the LOC131149857 gene encoding pentatricopeptide repeat-containing protein At2g27800, mitochondrial encodes MIASDRYRLRYLYFSRNYISELCTKSPSQDCSGFFNTSTSCTLSLSIPRRTNYYHFSCHFNFSTIVARSVNLLTRTQINTSAKIHSNAFRCACRSFYSSHSNNGLARSVTSRRRKKSECNSRPPLDQAQFQKAVSQLPPRFSTEELCSLLNLLEDPMVCLELFNWASQQPRFRHDVSTYHITIKKLGAAKLYQEMDDVVNQVLAVRHIGSEALYNTIIYYFTEARKFTRAVNIFKHMRSCNNLGCRPSIRTYNLLFAALLGRGCNSYVNYMYMETIRSLFKQMVNDGIEPDIFSLNSMIKGYVHSLHVNDALRIFHQMGVVYSTLPNSHSYNYLIHGLCAQGRTNNATELCNEMKTKGFVPSSKTYNSLVNALALGGEINEAVDVLWEMIAKRRSADLITYRTVLDELCRRGRVEVAMGLLKEFQEKDVVDGLTYRKLLQWLEDDSGNFNA; translated from the coding sequence ATGATTGCTTCTGATAGATATCGTTTGAGGTACCTTTACTTTAGCAGGAATTATATCAGTGAGCTCTGTACTAAAAGCCCATCTCAGGATTGCTCTGGTTTTTTCAATACATCGACTAGTTGTACGCTTTCCCTATCGATCCCTAGGAGGaccaattattatcatttttcttGTCATTTCAATTTTAGTACTATCGTGGCGAGGTCTGTAAACCTTTTAACTCGGACCCAAATCAACACAAGTGCCAAAATCCATTCAAATGCGTTCAGATGTGCATGCCGTTCCTTCTATTCTTCTCATTCAAATAATGGCCTGGCGAGATCAGTTACAAGTAGGAGACGTAAAAAATCAGAATGTAATAGTAGACCTCCTCTGGACCAGGCCCAATTTCAGAAGGCAGTGTCCCAACTCCCACCTAGATTCAGTACTGAAGAGCTCTGCAGCCTCTTGAATCTCCTGGAAGATCCTATGGTATGTCTAGAGCTATTTAATTGGGCATCACAACAGCCTAGGTTCAGGCATGACGTCTCCACATATCACATCACTATTAAAAAGCTCGGTGCTGCAAAATTGTACCAAGAAATGGACGACGTTGTAAATCAAGTTCTCGCAGTTCGTCATATTGGTTCTGAGGCTCTTTACAATACTATAATCTATTACTTCACTGAAGCTCGGAAGTTTACTAGAGCAGTGAATATATTTAAACACATGAGAAGCTGCAACAATTTGGGTTGCAGGCCTTCAATTAGAACCTACAATCTTCTATTTGCAGCTCTTCTTGGTAGAGGGTGCAATTCATATGTAAATTATATGTATATGGAGACAATTAGATCCCTCTTTAAGCAAATGGTCAATGACGGGATCGAACCTGACATTTTCTCATTGAATTCTATGATAAAAGGGTATGTCCACTCCCTCCATGTAAACGATGCCCTTAGAATTTTTCATCAAATGGGTGTGGTCTATAGTACTCTCCCGAACTCTCATTCCTACAATTATTTAATCCATGGGTTATGTGCCCAAGGCCGAACAAACAATGCTACAGAATTGTGTAATGAAATGAAGACAAAGGGGTTTGTCCCAAGCAGTAAAACTTACAATTCGCTTGTGAATGCCTTGGCTCTTGGTGGAGAAATTAATGAGGCTGTGGATGTTCTGTGGGAGATGATTGCAAAGAGGAGATCAGCTGATTTGATTACATATCGGACAGTCCTTGATGAGCTCTGCCGGCGTGGAAGGGTTGAGGTGGCGATGGGGTTGTTAAAAGAGTTTCAAGAAAAAGATGTTGTAGATGGGCTTACTTACAGGAAGCTTCTACAATGGCTTGAAGATGACTCTGGAAATTTTAATGCCTAA